DNA from Candidatus Neptunochlamydia vexilliferae:
TATTTCTCCTTTCATTGATTTCTTAGGAGCATAACTCTGAGCATTTTGGGCTAAATGAAACTGACATCTTTGCCAAGGTATTGATGGAAACACCGCTTTTCTCGCGCTTTTTAGTCCTGCATGATCGTCACTCACAATGAGTCTCACTCCTCTCATACCCCGCTTTTGCAGGCCACTTAGAAACTCACGCCAATGTACCTCAGCTTCAGAAAGGCTTGCTGATGCTCCCAAAATTTCTCTTTTTCCTTCAGGTGTTACCCCGTAAGCTAGCAATACCGCCATGTCTATAACTGATCCATTATGCCGCACTTTTAAGTATGTCGCGTCAAACACCAAGTAGCAAATCTCTCCAATAGTTCTATTTCGAAATTTTTCAAACTCTTCGTCTAACTCTTTTGTCACCCGAGATACCTGCGTTGAGCTAATCTCAGAACCACACAGCTTTTCTGTAATATTCTGAACTTTCCGAGTTGACACTCCTTTTAAATACATTTGAGCAATCGCTACTTTTAATGCTTTTTCCGAGCGACACCCCTTTTCTATACTCTGCGGGTAAAACCCTAATCCTCTAACCTGCGGTACCTCTAAGTCTAGTGATCCCATTCTGGTCTGCAAACTTTTTGGCTTATACCCATTTGCATACCCTTTTCTCTCGCTTGACCTTTCATGAGAGGCCGCCCCAAGAAATTGTTCTCTCTCGCACTTCATTGCTGCATTAAAAAGCATTTC
Protein-coding regions in this window:
- a CDS encoding IS256 family transposase — its product is MMSDQINDTLVEQIIKGIIGQGEEGLKPVLEMLFNAAMKCEREQFLGAASHERSSERKGYANGYKPKSLQTRMGSLDLEVPQVRGLGFYPQSIEKGCRSEKALKVAIAQMYLKGVSTRKVQNITEKLCGSEISSTQVSRVTKELDEEFEKFRNRTIGEICYLVFDATYLKVRHNGSVIDMAVLLAYGVTPEGKREILGASASLSEAEVHWREFLSGLQKRGMRGVRLIVSDDHAGLKSARKAVFPSIPWQRCQFHLAQNAQSYAPKKSMKGEIAETMRGIFNSPTLEMAEEMKNRAIKEYEKTAPEFSKWLEENVDEGLTVYQIPKEHRKKLRTSNGIERVNREIKRRTRVAVLFPNTESALRLVTGVIIEIHEEWVTGKRYLDMEPLLKEI